GAACGTTGGCTCGGCGTAAGTGATCTCTTCCTCACGAGTCTCAACTGTTTGAACAGTATTGACAGATggattaaaataacaaaatcttAAGTATCTTAGTTTTtcatatatgtattattattattgggccttaaatgccattttaaaatgtcattcatttaatttgacCTTTATAACTGTTTCTTTCTCGCACACAATTACAGAGAGAGTCTTAGAAATTGCCTGTCCCAATAAACTACACATTATTTTGGACTATTAATCGACAATTAATCAAGttataatatgtttttttaaataaaaaaataacacttgcCTTTTTGATCCGTTTTTGTGCATTTCTTACGGATCCAGAAGATCACGACTGCAGCTACAATCAACAGAgatccagcagcagcagaaatcaACACTATGTACAGTACGGGACCCTGATCTGTAATGGacaaaattttatttgtctgtttGATCCACAACAAACACTATGAAACCTCACCACAATATAACTTGATAGATCAGCTCAGTTAATCAATGTTAATATCAGCAccaacacacctgaacatgtgTGACAGAGTTGACTGATGTCCAGGTGTCTGGTCTGGctgctgatgggattgttgagcacacagctgtaggtgtttttatcctgatattccacctccagaggtagagagagactgatgctgagatcagacacactgatgctggacaataaactgtttcctttgtaccaggagagagtcacatgacccacattcaccactgaacacaacaatgaacaatatgatgatgatgatgctggtAATGATGAAGAACAGTCTCTGGTAATGTTAGGAACAGGCAGATGAGCTGCAAAACatgagagaaaagagaaaaatgtgaataatggtgtctgtcataaaaacataaaaaaatgtttaaccaTTTTGCataaattagttaaaaaaattagcttctactcaccatagacagaaacagtgaatgtttttgatgattttttagcTCCACTTATCTTTACTTCATAGAGTCCAGTATGTTGAGTTGTGAtgttcatgatggtcagagatccagtttgattgtccagcttcagtctgtctctgaatctcccatcaggACCATCAGATGTAGAGAAGATTCCAGAAGCTCTACTGATTTCAGCTATCAGAGATGGTTCATCTCTAAATTTCCACAGTATATCATCatcttcatgtatttcagtaACATCAATGTTTAGtgtgacagaatctccctccatcactgacactgaATCACCGAAAACACCTGAGGAACATGAAGAGATTTTGTCAAAATTTATAAAGCCTTTTTGTTGGCTTACAAAGGCTGCAGTCAGTTGTagtttgtaaatttaaaatgtgaacTGAAGAACATCCAGAACAGAAGCACAGTGACATCTATTTTTAACAGATGTGTGAGCAATGCGTTTTAAATGTACCTGCTGTagagcaaaataaatgtttcaaaaccTGTTAATTGCACCTCGAAATGTAAGTTTAACTCTTAATTTTTATGTGGGATATTTTCATCCGTACATCAAATGAGCTTCATAAAGTCAggtgtataaaatgtatttataactTACCAGTCAGACTCCACCAGCACAAAAAGAACATGTGAAACATTTCCTTCAGTGGTTTTGTGTCTGATCTAAAAGACTATCCACTAAAAAAGAAACACTCGAGCTAGTGTGAACCTCCCCCAGCAGAGTTTGACCCTCCGTATGCACACGCACATGCTCTCTGAACGTGggttaagattatatttataGAATGATCTCCTGGCTCTTATTAAGACTTTAACTGTTGTTGATATTGGAAAACTATCTTCATCAAATGGAATACATTGTTATAATTTAACAATGATAGTTTTTGAAAAGTATGTCTGACTGTGTTAAATAGTAAAAGAGTGTACCATTGTGTAATTTTGGATTTAATCctgaaatcaaatattttggattttaaaatggttttataaTCAATCAGTTGTTGAGAATTTTAAAAGCAGTCTGCAATCTCTCATTGCCAGTCTTACTGAAGTGTGAAACGAGCAGTTCAACATCCGAGTCAAACTGAAACTGCGGTCAGTTCTTCAGAAACATGGTGTGAACTATTGGGTGGATAAACAGCTTTTGCAGGAAAGTGGCCATTTTTTATGTGTTTAGTTTGTGGGTTAAGGGCTTCTTCCTGTCCTGCTGTTGTGAACCTCATAGTCTCACTTCCTTCCTGCACAGAAcagctttaaaatgaaataaaatgaatccaGCAATGCTGATATTTGAAAAGTAATCATAGGTCATAGATGAAAGATGATTCTTACCCCTCATGCATCATTGCTAAAATACAGACTGACAGCTGATTATGAATCAAtgctatataaaaaataaagacagtTTAAGGTAGTGCATAGATTGTATTATTCCAAAGTTagactaaataaaatatacaatatttatcCAATATGTGATAGATGTAAAGTGACAGAGGGCTCCCTATCGCATCTGTTCTGGTTTTGTCCTAACCTGTTTGATTTTTGGAGTAGgatgtttgacttttttttaaaaaacgtttTTGAAAAGGTTGTGAAGCTTGATCCCATTCTAGCAATTTTGAGGACTTCTGAGGTACTGAACACTTTTTCAAGCTCTCAACAGCAATCATTGTTATTGGGTATGGTCCTTGCTAAAAAAAGATAATACTTTTAAACTGGAAATCTTCAGATGCCCCCTTTTTTTCAAAACCTGGTTGTCTGAGTTGTTCCATGTTATTCGAATGGAAGGTAGCCTACCCTATACATTTAATGGAGCCCAAATTACATTGTTGATTCCAAACTGTATGGCAATCCTTCCAAGCCTGTCTAATTCTGTCTGATTTCCTCAAGCCTGTCTAATCTACTTTTATGTAAAACTCTTCCTGCTGTATTCCAACAATCTATGTTAGCCCATTCCAccccttgttttttttttgtattgtattctGTTGTATtctattgtttaatattttgttctgtATGTCATTAcaaaaagcttaaaataaaaaatatataattattattattaaaatgaagaaaaaaaattatgggATCATGGGCTCTATTTTAACGATCAAAGCACATGGTCTAAAGCGCAAGGCGCAGGTGCACTTAGGGCCTTtacgaatccacttttgctagtatAACGACAGGAAAAACGGTCGGCGCTCCCGGCTCATGGTCTAaaagggttgtccctattctcttaatgagtaatgggtgtgtttttgggcataacgtgcaataaaccaatcagagtctcatctctcAATCCCATGGTGGATTCGCTATTTAAACGGCTGAATTTTAaggcacacacactgaacacgTCTCCAGAGAGCAAACGGATCTGCTCATGCGTGAGCAAATAGGTAGGGTAGTTCTGAAACACGCAATGGCTATCCATTATGACAttagacatttttatatttatgtagccgACACAATAATAtcattttacactgtaatcatttaatttttaatatttgacatGTTTGTGAGCTGCTGCACGTCCCTGTGCGCaatgttgggaaggttactttggaaatgtaataggttacagattgcaagttaccctacttaaaataagtagtgtaacttttcaattactttattaaagtaatgtaactgattacatttgattcattttttattacttttctaaatttctaatgttttcaactgttaatcattttcaaatatgTAAAGCAGATGTCACGTGTCTGCCTGTCCCCGTTTTTCTTATTTGGTCTGGTTCCGTTTCTCGTTTGTTAATTATCATTtccccacctgagtttgattatcttgtttgctcttttgttcctgtcTGTTTGAAAGTCCTTAGTTCTCCCCTTGCGTTTGTCCGATCTTaagttaataaagtgggaaaAGCGTGTTGAAGCCGTTTCGTTCTCCTGCCTttcttttatattaatttacattgATTCCACAACCATGCACCCGTAACAGCAGAAAGGGTTAACCTTGCAGTATgtgctcaacactgattactgtcagactttcgaAATCTTTcgtcacttgaattaagattataatattttaatattatagaagacattggatgcaaaatatctttatttacatataaacgtATCTTACCAATGTgtggacacaaccaccctacaatgataaaaaaaaaaataaaataaaaaaaaaataataataataataaagaaaactcctttttttaatccccaaaaaacctaaacagtctcaattatcaagccattttgattttggagtgaataccagcactctcttccaccttcagtACCAAGAcagaggtgagacccttgagcaaggcaccgaacccccaactgctccccgggcaccgcagcataaatggctgcccattgctctgggtgtgtgtgtgtgtgtgtgtgttcactactgtgtgtgtgcacttggatgagttaaatgcagagcacaaattccgagtatgggtcaccatatctgaccacacgtcacttcactttcactaaatGCGTTTATGTCTGGCTGCGCAAATCATTTTACTCCATACTGCTTTCTGAATGAGGGACAATTCAAGGCAGgatttgttaaaaagttaaaactcaaggatGGATCAGTACCCATTGTTcatgatccagctgcacctccagaagaagtaagtctcacactttatattttttatgattattggTGAATCGCCTTTGctcttccacagaagagagaggctgggtgagcagagctcattagcatatAAAGACTttactttaaaatcattctgaggttaaatacagatttaaaatcataataataaatagtttaatagctatgatactttttttttttttttttttcaaatctttgcatagctatgacaggataCACTGaaatctaacaatgccttggaaaaaactgttaatcttaaaaaattaagcatatacataaacccataaAGGAAATACATATAAGAGTTATCGGATACGCATGTTATAAActtctgaaacattggtgtttcatattttagagcagtcactgcaatttatgaaataaatcaattaaatctgtgcgTGGGAGTGTGTGAAACaaaatcagatgtaaccccctttgtaatccttaacattttcaaaagtacctgtaatttaattacacactttttcttagtaactgtaactaattacaattacgcttattttgtaattaaattatgtaattctgttacatgtaactacttactccccaacactgcctgtgtgtaataagcaaagtgAACGCTCGTTGTGAACCTGCCCAGAGGTGCATTTTCTACTAACGCgctctataaaaaaaaaaaaaaaatattgcgccattgactttagactAGGTTTGAGTTGGTCTATGGTGCAGTCTATTTTCacttcctcaaaatagcaacgcgcCAACAATGCACCTAAACACACCTCTTTTTTAGACCAGCACACCCATGGATGCACAAATGggtgcaaatgcatttgctatttaaacaacttGTAGGATGGGAAAATGAGAACTGCTTagggctgaaactagcaaaaacacttgTGCCGCTCCTTGAGCCGCGTTGCGCTGGATGTATGATAGGGCCCTATGCAGGCCCCCAAAGTAGCCAATCAAAGACATGTTTGTTGATTTCTataatgcaatggccaatcagaggtgtttaggTTGGAATCCATGCACTCACTGCTTTTTGTTCTAATATGTTCTATCATGCTCGTaactacataaaaataaataaataaataaataatttaaaaacctttCATTGTGTGGTCACATTCATTGGTTAAAAAGTAACTTTGTGAGATTGTGATGAATGAGTTACagcttttaataaatttaaagggAGCTCTCTTTGCATGCTGTAGGCAATACGataatatatacactgtaaaaaaaaaaaaagttgattcaacttaaaataatttgtaacctGGCTGCCTTAAAATGTTGCGTTCAATAAGCtaaaaaacatttgttgtttaCACATATATTGGAGTTCCTTAAACCTAGATTTAATAGTTGGGGTAACAAAGGAGAAGCTGAATCAACTTTATACTTTGTATAACCAACATGTTTTTAGTAAGCCCAACTAGACGAGAAAGTTGTACCAAACTAAATTCAAGTTGAAACaacacaaaattagtgagaccAACAAATGTTGTGTTGTTTAAACTAAgcattttgttgaataaacttGTAATTATGAGTTAAGCAAACTAAATACAAATTGGCTAAACCTAGATTTAATAGTTGGGGTAACAAAGGTGAAGCGGAATTAACTTTATACTTTGTCTAACCAACCAGTTTTTAGTTAGCCCAACAAGACGAGAAAGTTGTGCTAACCTAAATTCAAGTTGAGACAACATAAAATTAGTGAGACCAACAAACGTTGAGTTGTTTAAACTAAgcattttgttgaataaacttGTAAGTATAAGTTCTGCAAACTTAATACAAATTGGCCAAACTAAGCGTCTTGCTGAATTAACTTATATTTTTAAGGCAGCCAGGTTACTTTTTCAAGAATAGTTCATCTTACTAGTAATGTTAAGTTCATTCAACTGGCTGAACTATGTAATTTGCCCACACAACTCAAGTTTCTATTTTCTACtcgcataaaataaaatgcattgcatgttcttaaatgtccatgacatttttatttccaaattgACAGCATATTTAGTATTAGTGCGTTTAG
The sequence above is a segment of the Onychostoma macrolepis isolate SWU-2019 chromosome 22, ASM1243209v1, whole genome shotgun sequence genome. Coding sequences within it:
- the LOC131531092 gene encoding natural killer cell receptor 2B4-like, producing the protein MFHMFFLCWWSLTGVFGDSVSVMEGDSVTLNIDVTEIHEDDDILWKFRDEPSLIAEISRASGIFSTSDGPDGRFRDRLKLDNQTGSLTIMNITTQHTGLYEVKISGAKKSSKTFTVSVYAHLPVPNITRDCSSSLPASSSSYCSLLCSVVNVGHVTLSWYKGNSLLSSISVSDLSISLSLPLEVEYQDKNTYSCVLNNPISSQTRHLDISQLCHTCSDQGPVLYIVLISAAAGSLLIVAAVVIFWIRKKCTKTDQKVETREEEITYAEPTFYKRKAQKAKFKVSEVL